A DNA window from Borrelia sp. HM contains the following coding sequences:
- the arcC gene encoding carbamate kinase gives MSKKVVVSLGGNALEDVREKESFYQTLIKLEFCVCKIVDLIENNYEVIISHGNGPQIGRILMDNEMCTETPLIPFDVCVGMSQGMIGYYIEQAIRNELYKRRIKRGVVVILTQVLVDQEDKCFKNPSKPIGPLYDKKRAGELEKSQGYILKEDNRKRGYYRRVVASPKPIKIVEIEEIKALINQGFIVIACGGGGIPVIMDEKGVMRGISGVIDKDFSSSRLGQDIDADNLLIVTAVEKVALNFGRIDEILIDKISSFELEKYIGEGHFESGSMLPKVEASIEFVRSGGNSSREGCKRKAIITSLNNIIEGINGKGGTIII, from the coding sequence ATGAGTAAAAAGGTTGTAGTAAGTCTTGGGGGAAATGCGTTAGAAGATGTAAGAGAAAAAGAGTCATTTTATCAGACATTGATAAAGTTAGAGTTTTGTGTGTGTAAGATAGTAGATTTAATAGAAAATAATTATGAAGTTATTATTAGTCATGGTAATGGTCCACAAATAGGAAGAATTTTGATGGATAATGAAATGTGTACAGAAACACCTTTGATACCGTTTGATGTATGTGTGGGTATGAGTCAAGGAATGATAGGATATTATATTGAGCAGGCTATAAGAAATGAGTTGTATAAGCGAAGAATTAAACGTGGAGTGGTAGTAATACTTACACAAGTATTGGTAGATCAAGAAGACAAGTGTTTTAAAAATCCTAGTAAGCCTATTGGACCATTGTATGATAAGAAAAGAGCGGGTGAGCTTGAAAAGAGTCAAGGATATATTTTAAAGGAAGATAATAGAAAGCGGGGGTATTATAGAAGAGTTGTGGCATCGCCAAAACCTATTAAGATTGTGGAAATAGAAGAAATAAAAGCATTAATTAATCAAGGTTTTATAGTTATCGCATGTGGAGGGGGAGGAATTCCTGTTATAATGGATGAAAAAGGTGTAATGAGAGGCATAAGTGGAGTAATTGATAAAGATTTTTCGTCGTCTAGATTAGGTCAAGATATAGACGCAGATAATTTGCTAATTGTTACTGCTGTCGAAAAAGTAGCGTTAAATTTTGGGAGAATAGATGAAATTTTAATTGATAAGATAAGTAGTTTTGAGTTAGAGAAATATATAGGAGAAGGACATTTTGAGTCAGGCTCTATGTTACCTAAAGTAGAAGCAAGTATTGAATTTGTAAGGTCTGGTGGCAATAGTAGTAGGGAGGGGTGTAAAAGAAAAGCAATTATTACTTCATTGAATAATATTATTGAGGGTATTAATGGAAAAGGAGGAACAATTATTATTTGA
- a CDS encoding complement regulator-acquiring protein, whose amino-acid sequence MRKNLFLYTLLMVGMMSCNLDSKLLLGGDKEKTKEEGNKVPIGKDEREQLISALIYDVDNVRKMVSQDKVEVEDINQYGMKDEVFKAVINTLNGKTLEHDNNKEARRLFYSSLLYNKERIKDFAEILKKIESDETKGTWIKDIIDAGREHLQSNFERVVNKLADNRDKLGKLSLDDLREVKSKFEEIQIQRLAFRKAVNSLIASYKAKTGGIDSDSKKLIAHVDKEYKNLIKVKIPGMKSVFDRIVVILDTIK is encoded by the coding sequence ATGAGAAAAAATTTGTTTTTATATACACTATTGATGGTAGGGATGATGTCTTGTAATCTAGATTCTAAATTGTTGTTGGGGGGAGATAAAGAAAAAACCAAAGAAGAAGGAAATAAAGTACCTATTGGAAAAGATGAGAGAGAGCAATTAATATCTGCTCTTATATATGATGTTGATAATGTTAGGAAAATGGTAAGTCAAGATAAAGTTGAAGTTGAGGATATAAATCAATATGGTATGAAGGATGAAGTGTTTAAAGCAGTAATAAATACGCTTAATGGTAAGACATTAGAGCATGATAATAATAAGGAAGCAAGAAGATTGTTTTATTCTTCTTTGTTATATAATAAAGAGAGAATAAAAGATTTTGCAGAAATACTTAAGAAGATAGAATCAGATGAAACAAAGGGTACATGGATTAAAGATATAATAGATGCAGGAAGAGAACATCTTCAATCTAACTTTGAGAGAGTGGTTAATAAGTTAGCAGATAATAGAGATAAATTAGGTAAATTAAGTCTTGATGATTTAAGAGAAGTTAAATCAAAATTTGAAGAAATTCAAATACAAAGATTAGCATTTAGGAAAGCTGTAAATAGTCTTATAGCATCTTATAAAGCTAAGACAGGAGGGATTGATTCTGATAGTAAGAAATTAATAGCTCATGTTGATAAGGAATATAAAAATCTTATTAAAGTTAAAATTCCAGGAATGAAATCAGTATTTGATAGAATTGTAGTTATTCTAGATACAATTAAATAA